The following proteins are co-located in the Gloeocapsa sp. PCC 7428 genome:
- a CDS encoding ABC transporter substrate-binding protein, translating to MNLRQRDLLKKRHFRSFILATLFFLSIVACSARGGSNAPTTECRMVQHSMGETCVPLNPQRVVVLGGLDSAIALGVTPIGTTDRIEPFVTPYLNNEAIQAIENIGLYNTEPNLEAIIKLKPDLILGLSWEIEIGTYPLISQIAPTVVVAVEAEKQWKETLKKYAEALGKTAEAEKILVDYNARLAEFKAKMGDRLNQTEVSFIRVYSDGVPSFYLKSSFGGSILEDAGLKRPPAQDIEPKGANQQRIDKEVISILDADIMFVWTYGYTSAIAQEAQTALKRLKTDPFWLSLNVVRQNRVYEVPSSYWAGFGPLAANLVIDDLFKYFQVK from the coding sequence ATGAACTTAAGACAAAGAGATTTATTAAAAAAACGTCATTTTCGCTCGTTTATACTAGCGACTTTGTTCTTTTTGTCAATTGTAGCTTGTAGCGCCCGTGGTGGATCTAATGCGCCGACTACTGAGTGTCGTATGGTTCAGCATTCGATGGGCGAAACCTGTGTTCCACTCAATCCGCAGCGCGTTGTTGTTTTAGGGGGACTTGATAGCGCGATCGCTTTAGGTGTAACACCGATTGGCACTACCGACAGAATTGAACCATTCGTGACACCTTACCTCAATAACGAAGCCATACAAGCAATTGAGAATATCGGACTGTATAATACGGAACCCAATTTAGAAGCAATCATCAAGCTCAAGCCCGATTTAATTCTAGGACTATCTTGGGAAATTGAAATCGGAACTTATCCGCTAATATCACAAATTGCACCTACAGTCGTGGTTGCGGTTGAAGCAGAAAAGCAGTGGAAAGAAACATTGAAAAAGTACGCCGAAGCTTTAGGGAAAACAGCAGAAGCAGAGAAGATACTTGTAGACTACAACGCTCGACTTGCAGAGTTTAAGGCAAAAATGGGCGATCGCCTCAACCAAACCGAAGTCTCATTCATTCGCGTTTACTCTGACGGAGTTCCCTCATTTTACCTAAAAAGTTCCTTCGGTGGTTCAATTTTGGAAGATGCAGGGCTAAAACGTCCACCCGCACAAGACATCGAACCCAAAGGCGCAAATCAGCAGCGGATTGATAAAGAAGTCATTTCAATTTTGGACGCTGACATCATGTTTGTGTGGACATATGGATATACTAGTGCGATCGCCCAAGAAGCACAAACTGCACTCAAAAGATTAAAGACCGATCCTTTTTGGTTATCATTAAACGTTGTCCGACAAAACCGAGTTTACGAAGTTCCTTCATCCTACTGGGCTGGGTTTGGTCCACTGGCTGCCAACTTAGTTATTGACGACCTATTCAAATACTTTCAAGTTAAATAA
- a CDS encoding TonB-dependent siderophore receptor: MSLLIACPSWAETQPVVTDNEEAQTTQTPSSAILQITEVRLNSTAEELEIILETEGSEQLQPVSRIEGNSYIADIPNAQLRLRSGNEFRAQNPTSDITEIDVISTTTNSIRVIVTGATTPPQVALFDSDEGLIFGVALTPTTSQADETIELLVTGEQDRYRVPEASTATRTDTPLRDIPQSIQIVPRQVIEDQKFIRLTDALRNVSGITQEGGFGGAADQLNIRGFYNDATFQDGFRDSNTSLRETANIERIEVLKGPASILFGNVQPGGIINLVTKKPLSEPYAFIDLSVGSFSFYRPSIDLSGPLNEEQTILYRLNLAYENAGSFRDFVNSERFFIASVLDFKIGDNTDLLVNFDYTYDIRTLDRGIPAFGRGVADIPISRFLGQPGDFIEQERYTIGYQLEHRFNENLILRNRFQFLSVNDVNENSEPESLNEETSDLLGRFVARENQNETYSLQTELVGNFSTGLLQHQLLFGIDLRRDVSTGFFTGIENAEIPNPRNPIINIFNPIYRNVRPDPSELTDFRFNASGITDSFGIFLQDQIAFSDNLKVLIGGRFDTVNQDNNDRIENVRTTQYDEAFSPRVGIVYQPIQPISLYASYSHSFAPNFGQTVGGELLEPERGTQYEVGIKADLNERLSATLALYQLSKTNIATTAPNNPDFVIPIGEQRSRGIELDISGEISSGWNVIASYGYTDAEITESTDIPIGTKPALVPEHKASLWTTYEIRQGNLDGVGFGLGLFYFSEKPGDLDNSFVLPSYLRTDAAIFYRRDNWRAAINIQNLFDTRYFESVNYGRVTVVPGAPFTVIGSFTIEF; the protein is encoded by the coding sequence TTGTCCTTACTGATAGCTTGTCCTAGTTGGGCAGAAACACAACCAGTAGTTACTGATAATGAGGAAGCACAAACGACGCAAACGCCTTCGTCGGCAATATTACAAATAACAGAAGTCAGACTTAATTCTACGGCTGAGGAACTAGAAATCATTTTAGAAACTGAGGGTTCCGAACAATTGCAGCCAGTCAGTCGTATTGAAGGAAATAGCTATATTGCTGATATTCCCAATGCACAGTTGCGGTTGCGATCGGGCAATGAATTTCGCGCCCAAAATCCAACAAGTGATATTACAGAAATAGATGTAATAAGTACAACAACAAATAGCATCCGTGTGATAGTAACAGGTGCGACAACCCCGCCACAAGTTGCGTTGTTTGATAGCGATGAAGGGTTGATATTTGGCGTAGCGTTAACTCCAACAACATCGCAAGCTGATGAAACAATTGAGTTATTAGTGACGGGTGAACAAGATAGATATCGTGTTCCCGAAGCATCAACAGCAACTCGAACTGATACACCCTTGCGCGATATTCCACAATCAATTCAGATCGTTCCCCGACAAGTTATCGAAGACCAAAAATTTATTCGACTTACCGACGCGCTGCGCAACGTTAGCGGTATTACTCAAGAAGGTGGGTTTGGTGGCGCTGCTGACCAGCTAAATATTAGAGGTTTCTATAATGATGCCACTTTTCAAGACGGCTTCAGAGATAGCAACACTTCATTAAGAGAAACAGCCAACATAGAACGCATAGAAGTTCTCAAAGGTCCAGCTTCTATTTTATTTGGTAACGTCCAACCTGGAGGAATCATAAATTTAGTTACGAAAAAACCATTAAGCGAGCCTTATGCATTTATAGATTTATCCGTAGGAAGTTTCAGTTTCTACCGCCCCAGCATTGATTTATCTGGTCCTTTAAATGAAGAGCAAACAATACTGTATCGCCTAAATCTTGCTTACGAGAATGCTGGCAGCTTCCGCGATTTTGTGAACAGTGAAAGATTTTTTATTGCCTCAGTTTTAGATTTTAAGATTGGCGATAATACTGACTTACTCGTTAATTTTGATTATACATACGATATCCGAACTCTTGACCGTGGTATACCTGCTTTTGGTCGAGGTGTTGCCGATATTCCAATTAGTAGGTTTTTAGGTCAACCAGGAGATTTTATTGAGCAAGAAAGGTATACCATTGGATATCAGCTAGAACATCGTTTCAATGAAAATTTGATACTCCGTAATCGATTTCAGTTTCTCAGTGTTAATGATGTTAACGAAAACTCAGAACCAGAATCATTAAATGAAGAAACTAGCGATTTATTAGGAAGATTTGTTGCTAGGGAAAATCAAAATGAAACATATTCGCTACAAACGGAACTAGTCGGTAATTTTTCCACAGGTTTGTTACAACATCAGCTGTTGTTTGGTATAGACTTGAGAAGAGATGTTTCTACAGGATTTTTTACAGGAATTGAAAATGCAGAAATTCCCAATCCTAGAAATCCGATTATCAATATTTTCAATCCAATCTACAGAAATGTAAGACCAGATCCATCAGAGTTGACTGACTTTCGTTTTAATGCCTCTGGCATAACCGATTCATTCGGTATATTTCTGCAAGACCAGATTGCATTTTCTGATAATTTAAAAGTTTTGATAGGCGGGCGTTTTGATACAGTCAATCAGGATAACAACGATAGAATAGAAAATGTTCGTACAACTCAGTACGATGAAGCTTTTAGTCCGAGAGTTGGTATTGTTTACCAGCCGATTCAGCCGATTTCACTTTACGCTAGTTATAGTCACTCATTTGCACCAAATTTTGGTCAAACGGTTGGAGGAGAGCTTTTAGAACCTGAGCGCGGTACTCAGTACGAAGTAGGAATTAAAGCTGATTTAAATGAGCGGCTTTCAGCAACTTTAGCACTTTACCAACTTAGTAAAACTAATATTGCTACGACCGCTCCTAATAATCCTGATTTTGTTATACCTATCGGAGAACAGCGAAGTCGCGGAATTGAATTAGATATTTCTGGTGAAATTTCTTCTGGTTGGAATGTTATTGCTTCGTATGGTTACACCGATGCTGAAATTACAGAAAGTACAGATATTCCTATAGGTACAAAACCAGCTTTAGTACCTGAACACAAAGCGAGCCTTTGGACAACTTATGAAATTCGACAAGGCAATTTGGACGGCGTAGGCTTTGGTCTTGGACTATTCTATTTTAGTGAAAAGCCTGGCGATTTAGATAATAGCTTTGTGCTGCCAAGTTATTTACGAACTGACGCAGCGATTTTTTATAGACGAGACAATTGGAGAGCAGCTATTAACATTCAAAACCTATTTGATACTAGATATTTCGAGTCTGTGAATTATGGCAGAGTAACTGTTGTTCCTGGTGCGCCATTTACAGTAATTGGTTCGTTCACGATAGAATTCTAA
- a CDS encoding AraC family transcriptional regulator: MAIALSEEDWNDLWEQGRQSGSLVCQSDGWETVEQGYLPYLGNVRDWQMPLREGLWIGVYDYNSTDDIVCISQNSNCPNSCLSFFVSGNVRTTLHGLTDRVDEVVGRNYLSCFPDIPETETWQSGQRLIRLQIALDPYSFFHGLTLEQLSHLPAEVREVAANGDIKPYYRLGITTPEMEVVLHQILHCPYQGLSKRMYLEGKALELLTLQFSQFVQGDRISQSSVLRSDDIERIHYAREILLARLHDPPSLIELARIVGINDRKLKIGFRHCFGTTVFGYLHHCRMERSRQYLKAGGMTVSEVAKAVGFVNRGYFAASFRRKFGVNPGDYLNQAKNSG; encoded by the coding sequence ATGGCGATCGCGCTCTCAGAAGAAGATTGGAATGATTTATGGGAACAAGGTAGGCAGAGTGGTAGCCTTGTTTGCCAGTCTGATGGATGGGAAACGGTTGAGCAAGGCTACCTCCCTTATTTAGGTAATGTGCGCGATTGGCAAATGCCACTACGGGAAGGGTTATGGATTGGAGTATATGACTACAATTCGACAGATGATATTGTTTGTATCTCACAAAATTCTAACTGTCCCAATTCCTGCTTAAGCTTTTTTGTATCAGGTAATGTCAGAACAACATTGCACGGTTTGACAGATCGCGTCGATGAAGTCGTTGGTCGTAATTATCTCAGTTGTTTTCCAGATATACCTGAAACTGAGACATGGCAATCAGGACAACGCCTCATCAGGCTTCAAATCGCCTTAGATCCCTACAGTTTCTTTCACGGGTTGACACTCGAACAGTTATCACACTTACCTGCTGAGGTAAGGGAAGTTGCAGCCAATGGTGATATTAAACCATACTATCGCTTAGGAATCACAACTCCTGAAATGGAAGTAGTGCTGCATCAAATTTTACATTGTCCCTACCAAGGCTTGAGCAAGCGGATGTATTTGGAAGGAAAAGCTTTAGAATTGTTGACGCTTCAGTTTAGTCAATTTGTGCAAGGCGATCGCATTTCACAATCGTCGGTATTACGTTCAGACGATATTGAACGCATTCATTATGCTAGAGAGATTCTGCTAGCGCGGTTACACGATCCGCCTTCGTTGATTGAATTGGCGCGGATTGTTGGTATTAACGATCGCAAACTTAAAATTGGCTTTCGCCACTGCTTTGGGACAACAGTGTTTGGTTATTTACATCATTGTCGCATGGAGCGATCGCGTCAATATTTAAAAGCCGGAGGAATGACGGTATCAGAGGTAGCAAAAGCTGTCGGTTTTGTCAACCGTGGTTATTTTGCAGCATCGTTTCGCCGCAAGTTTGGCGTGAATCCAGGAGATTACTTGAACCAAGCAAAAAACTCCGGCTAG
- the mnmH gene encoding tRNA 2-selenouridine(34) synthase MnmH has translation MPSTPVYTQQPWLETYSEIIDVRSEGEFAEDHIPGAINLPVLNNEERAEVGTIYKQVSPFTARKVGAALVYQNLSRHLREHFADKEKDYRPLVYCWRGGQRSNSMAWVLAQIGWRVSVIEGGYKTYRAYVREQLAKLPLDFTYQVLCGKTGSGKTYILRQMQQRGAQVLDLENLANHRGSLLGEEWHDKPLAQPSQKYFESLLLQQLQSFDSRFPVWVESESNKIGQVYVPQSLWLKMKQASCVEIHVPTAARVEFLLQQYPHLIEHPDVLQAKLGHLKERYGKQKLSQWYEAIAQQAWADLFQDLLSSHYDPTYTHSMQRDFHNVKQEFSLPNLSDSSIAKLLASLTTQGAALGSKK, from the coding sequence ATGCCATCTACTCCTGTCTACACTCAGCAGCCTTGGTTAGAAACTTATAGTGAAATTATTGATGTCCGTTCCGAGGGAGAATTCGCCGAAGATCATATTCCTGGCGCGATTAATTTACCCGTATTAAATAATGAAGAACGTGCCGAAGTTGGTACGATATACAAGCAAGTATCTCCATTCACTGCGCGTAAAGTTGGTGCAGCACTCGTTTATCAAAACCTATCTCGACATCTGCGCGAACACTTTGCCGATAAAGAAAAAGATTATCGCCCTTTAGTTTACTGTTGGCGGGGTGGACAACGTTCTAATAGCATGGCTTGGGTACTCGCACAAATTGGGTGGCGCGTGAGTGTCATTGAAGGCGGCTATAAAACTTATCGTGCTTATGTCCGCGAACAATTGGCGAAATTACCGCTTGATTTCACTTATCAAGTTCTCTGTGGTAAGACTGGTAGCGGCAAAACTTATATCTTGCGACAGATGCAGCAGCGTGGCGCGCAAGTTTTGGATTTAGAAAATTTAGCGAATCATCGCGGTTCACTGCTAGGTGAAGAATGGCACGATAAACCGTTGGCGCAACCTTCGCAAAAATATTTTGAATCGCTTTTATTGCAACAACTCCAAAGTTTCGACTCGCGTTTCCCCGTGTGGGTAGAATCAGAAAGCAACAAAATTGGACAAGTTTATGTGCCACAATCACTGTGGTTGAAAATGAAACAAGCAAGCTGTGTGGAAATTCACGTCCCAACCGCAGCACGAGTCGAGTTTCTTTTACAGCAATATCCCCATCTCATTGAACATCCTGATGTCTTGCAAGCTAAATTAGGACATTTGAAAGAACGCTACGGCAAGCAGAAATTATCGCAATGGTATGAGGCGATCGCACAACAAGCGTGGGCGGATCTTTTTCAAGATTTGTTATCGTCGCACTACGACCCGACATATACACATTCGATGCAGCGTGATTTTCACAATGTCAAACAAGAGTTCTCGCTTCCAAATTTGTCGGATAGTAGTATTGCAAAATTACTCGCTTCTTTAACAACCCAAGGCGCAGCACTTGGCTCAAAAAAATAA
- a CDS encoding response regulator — protein MKVLLVEDDPSISECFATTLTAHRYTVDIAADGQLGFDLALQGEYDIILLDVILPKLNGLSVCQQLRQQGCKTPILMLTAKDTNEDVIAGLNAGADDYITKPCDAEHFLARVRALLRRQGSTTFAPILTWGELHLDPTLIQVTYRQQIVVLSPKEYSLLELLLRYPQRIFSRSSIINHLWSIDDSPTDAAVTNLIKDLRRKLKTAGMHEELIETVYRLGYRLRTPPKKELQAKVETNYQHEQQVLLEQVAQNFRASLQRRIDVLETAVRSPVDRLSPLQYQQIKAEAHRLAGGLGTFGYAKGSDLARAIEHLLIAGDWEAKQQQQFSQLLTQLKQEIAHPPIASLSTATPLVLAIADDDALIQQLQQIAPHRGWRVEVIHNRADVLHRTENAPSVIFMSLYHAVPDRGLILLQELKIQFPTVPIVILTTQDSLDSRVAVARLGVSRYVVQPVTANEIFDAIAQVSPQITLTDAKVMIVDDDPFALQTLTTLLQPWGLQITVLSQPEHFWQVLTSTVPDVLLLDLEMPTYNGLELCRVVRQDASYSDIPILVVTAHTDITSIQQVFAAGADDFIAKPIAGPELVTRTLARIERSRIQRQLLQYQQQAQTHQKATIDALTQAANRRYFEEFLHREWQRLARAQAPLSLILYDIDHFKSYNDIHGYPAGDACLQQVTQIVRNCIRLDRDLIARCGGDEFAIVLAETSLEQALQVAQRIQSAIAQVQIPHHAQQYITISLGISGTIPQNNTFPQNLIAIATQALYAAKARGRNTYCLYPL, from the coding sequence ATGAAAGTTCTCTTAGTTGAAGACGATCCATCGATTAGCGAGTGTTTCGCGACTACATTAACTGCGCATCGGTATACTGTCGATATTGCTGCCGACGGTCAACTGGGATTTGATCTTGCACTTCAAGGAGAGTATGACATCATTTTGCTCGATGTGATCCTGCCGAAGCTCAATGGTTTGAGTGTTTGCCAACAACTACGTCAACAAGGATGCAAAACTCCAATCTTGATGTTGACAGCAAAAGACACAAACGAAGATGTGATAGCTGGACTCAATGCTGGTGCTGATGACTATATTACAAAACCCTGCGATGCCGAGCATTTTTTAGCGCGAGTTCGTGCGCTGTTGCGTCGTCAGGGAAGTACAACGTTTGCGCCAATTCTGACATGGGGCGAGTTGCATCTCGATCCGACACTGATTCAAGTGACATATCGGCAACAAATTGTTGTTCTCAGTCCCAAAGAATACAGCCTGCTAGAGTTGTTGTTACGCTATCCCCAACGCATTTTTAGCCGTAGCAGTATTATCAATCATCTGTGGTCAATTGATGACTCGCCTACTGATGCTGCTGTGACGAATTTAATCAAAGATCTGCGGCGGAAGTTGAAGACAGCAGGGATGCACGAGGAATTGATCGAAACTGTGTATCGCTTGGGATATCGTTTAAGAACACCACCCAAAAAAGAGTTACAGGCAAAAGTAGAGACAAATTACCAACACGAACAACAAGTTTTACTCGAACAGGTGGCGCAGAATTTTCGGGCTTCGTTGCAACGACGAATTGATGTTCTAGAAACAGCGGTGCGATCGCCAGTCGATCGCCTCAGCCCACTGCAATATCAGCAAATCAAGGCGGAAGCCCATCGCCTAGCCGGTGGATTAGGGACATTTGGCTATGCTAAAGGTTCAGATTTAGCCCGCGCGATCGAACATTTACTGATCGCGGGTGATTGGGAAGCAAAACAACAGCAGCAGTTTTCTCAGCTTTTAACTCAACTCAAGCAAGAAATTGCGCATCCACCCATCGCCTCACTCTCAACGGCAACACCTTTAGTGTTAGCGATCGCTGACGATGATGCCTTGATCCAACAATTGCAGCAAATCGCACCTCATCGCGGCTGGCGAGTTGAAGTTATCCACAATCGCGCAGATGTGTTGCATCGCACAGAAAATGCTCCTAGCGTCATTTTTATGAGTCTGTATCATGCGGTACCCGATCGCGGGTTAATACTGCTGCAAGAATTAAAAATCCAGTTTCCCACCGTACCAATCGTCATTCTGACAACACAAGACAGTTTAGATAGTCGAGTCGCAGTAGCGCGCTTAGGAGTCAGTCGGTATGTTGTGCAACCTGTGACAGCCAATGAGATTTTTGATGCGATCGCGCAAGTCTCGCCGCAAATAACACTCACCGATGCTAAAGTCATGATTGTCGATGATGACCCCTTCGCATTGCAGACATTAACCACACTATTGCAACCTTGGGGGCTACAAATTACCGTACTGAGTCAACCCGAACATTTTTGGCAAGTTCTTACTTCTACGGTTCCCGACGTGCTGCTGTTGGATCTAGAAATGCCTACGTATAATGGACTTGAATTGTGTCGCGTCGTGCGACAAGATGCTAGCTACAGTGATATCCCGATTTTAGTCGTAACCGCGCATACTGATATTACCTCGATTCAACAAGTTTTCGCCGCAGGAGCCGATGACTTTATTGCCAAACCGATCGCCGGTCCTGAACTTGTCACGCGCACGCTTGCGCGTATCGAGCGATCGCGCATTCAGCGACAACTGTTACAGTACCAACAACAAGCGCAAACTCACCAAAAAGCAACCATCGATGCATTAACGCAAGCTGCAAATCGTCGTTATTTTGAAGAATTTCTCCACCGTGAATGGCAACGCTTAGCACGCGCACAAGCCCCGCTGAGTTTAATTTTGTACGATATCGATCATTTCAAATCTTACAACGATATTCACGGCTATCCAGCAGGCGATGCGTGTTTGCAACAAGTGACTCAGATTGTGCGCAACTGTATTCGCCTAGACCGCGACCTGATTGCGCGTTGTGGCGGCGATGAATTTGCGATTGTCCTCGCAGAAACGAGTCTCGAACAAGCCTTACAAGTTGCCCAACGCATTCAAAGCGCGATCGCTCAGGTACAGATTCCCCATCATGCACAGCAATATATCACAATTAGCCTCGGTATTAGTGGGACAATTCCCCAAAATAATACCTTTCCTCAAAATTTAATTGCAATTGCGACTCAAGCACTTTATGCTGCAAAAGCAAGGGGTCGCAACACATATTGTTTATATCCACTATGA
- a CDS encoding PAS domain S-box protein gives MKESSAPPHYLQQHLAKIPLGILLSVPFLLQIFGCLRAVRDFSEDSEPQAINVIEYHTYQQFDDLSSKALAASRDPLTVISNHLEKIQHRDFYGQQWQYGFASFKFRSADIAIHAYNAQNLNTASQLDKRFIYSLTDRSQQVQLKHAIATHSIETSVDFLHPSFVNKLAAKQSLSTSTDLLFNLVLRVCVSTIGLTSFQGSLRASVIHALIRTLLYRDKSDLDSVSLITPESELRRDINNQQLQILAGCCLTVVLALVAWLLITRRLIKPRRYLSKIEASAYNQFAQVATPRIDVTQLINALPQINRVILPLEPRDRLQNLTNALPGIIYTAIIEPDGLMHFKYINQATETFYEISAQEFLAQPNRIILAQMHPEDRTGFLKQLAHQRQTLATFTYEWRSITPSGKLMWLRATAQPQKREGNTYWHGMILDISDLKQREQALQASYAQLNDILNSAGVSIAQLRFYSDQTFDADYRTAGCTAVTGYTPEELTAQLWASRIPAEDLQAISAQAFAGVSQEQPVTVEYRFRRKDGSQCWIADILTSRWDETAGHWQVTAVGVDITDRKNVETALHQSEALNRAILKTLPDLIVRMHQDGTYLDVKPTTAFPILTSPNLIGSNIRDVLPPDTAQQRLAAAATALSTKQMQVYEFPLVVAGQWLWQEARVMPLTTDEVLIVIRDLTQRKQAEQALQENEQQFRQAFDDAPIGMALILITGEFRQVNRSLCEIVGYAEAELLALTIADITHPDDRQTDTEYRQQLLAGTLRCYEIEKRYVRKQGDIVQTLLNVSLVKDAAQQPLYFIAQILNVSDRYEIARMKDEFIAIVSHELRTPLTAIRGSLGILATGVLDDEPLKVQELLQIALNNSDRLMRLVDDILNLERLESGKIPLTLESCEVGDLIQQAIACTATIADAANIKISTLFPTIQIQVASDAIVQTLTNLLSNAIKFSPSESTVWLNAEVRDNDDTATSTPYILFSVKDQGRGIPADKIESIFRRFQQVDISDSRQKRGTGLGLAICKSIVQQHGGQIWVKSQQGVGSTFYFTLPIAQPE, from the coding sequence ATGAAGGAATCGTCCGCTCCACCGCATTACTTGCAGCAACACCTCGCCAAAATTCCGCTTGGAATACTGTTGAGTGTGCCATTCCTTCTGCAAATTTTCGGTTGTCTCAGAGCAGTACGCGATTTCTCGGAGGATAGCGAACCACAAGCCATCAATGTCATAGAATATCACACATATCAACAATTCGATGATTTGTCAAGTAAAGCATTAGCAGCAAGTCGCGATCCTCTGACTGTTATTAGCAATCATCTAGAGAAGATTCAACATCGCGATTTCTATGGGCAGCAGTGGCAATACGGTTTTGCCTCTTTCAAGTTTAGAAGTGCTGATATCGCGATTCATGCCTACAACGCACAGAATTTGAATACTGCATCGCAACTAGACAAACGATTTATCTATTCATTGACCGATCGAAGTCAGCAAGTGCAACTCAAACACGCGATCGCAACGCACTCTATAGAAACATCAGTAGATTTTCTGCATCCATCCTTTGTAAATAAACTCGCCGCCAAACAATCGCTGTCCACCTCCACCGACTTACTGTTCAATCTCGTATTGCGAGTGTGCGTAAGCACAATTGGTTTAACAAGTTTTCAAGGAAGTCTTCGGGCATCCGTGATTCATGCTTTGATCCGCACTCTTCTTTACCGAGATAAATCTGATTTGGATAGCGTCAGCTTAATTACACCAGAATCGGAATTGAGGAGAGATATCAATAACCAACAACTGCAAATCTTAGCAGGTTGTTGTCTTACCGTCGTCCTCGCATTAGTCGCATGGCTACTGATAACCCGCAGGCTGATCAAACCAAGGCGGTACTTATCAAAAATAGAAGCAAGCGCTTACAATCAGTTTGCGCAAGTTGCCACACCGCGAATTGATGTCACACAACTCATTAACGCCTTGCCACAGATTAATCGCGTAATTCTACCACTAGAACCGCGCGATCGCCTGCAAAATTTAACCAACGCGTTACCAGGAATTATTTACACGGCGATTATCGAACCTGACGGCTTGATGCACTTTAAATACATCAATCAAGCAACAGAAACTTTTTATGAAATCAGCGCGCAAGAGTTTTTGGCGCAACCAAACCGTATCATACTCGCGCAAATGCATCCAGAGGATCGCACAGGATTTCTCAAACAGTTGGCGCACCAGCGGCAAACACTTGCAACTTTTACGTATGAGTGGCGTAGTATTACACCTTCTGGTAAGCTTATGTGGTTGCGTGCCACAGCACAACCTCAAAAACGGGAAGGCAATACCTACTGGCACGGCATGATCCTGGATATTAGCGATCTCAAGCAACGCGAACAAGCACTGCAAGCATCTTACGCGCAACTTAATGATATTCTCAACTCTGCCGGAGTTTCCATTGCGCAATTGCGCTTTTACTCCGATCAAACTTTTGATGCTGACTATCGCACGGCTGGTTGTACCGCTGTCACTGGCTACACTCCAGAAGAATTGACTGCACAATTATGGGCATCGCGAATTCCCGCAGAAGATTTGCAAGCGATCTCAGCACAAGCATTTGCAGGTGTCAGCCAAGAACAGCCAGTTACTGTTGAGTATCGCTTTCGGCGTAAAGATGGTTCACAATGCTGGATCGCAGATATCTTAACTTCTCGCTGGGATGAAACCGCAGGTCACTGGCAAGTCACTGCGGTAGGAGTTGATATAACTGATCGCAAAAACGTTGAGACAGCTTTACATCAAAGTGAAGCACTTAATCGCGCGATTCTAAAGACATTGCCAGATTTGATCGTGCGGATGCATCAAGATGGAACGTATCTCGATGTCAAGCCAACTACCGCATTTCCGATTTTGACCTCACCGAACTTGATTGGCTCAAATATTCGTGATGTGCTACCGCCAGACACAGCGCAACAAAGACTCGCAGCCGCTGCTACAGCTTTGTCTACAAAGCAAATGCAGGTTTACGAGTTTCCGCTTGTCGTTGCGGGACAATGGCTTTGGCAAGAAGCCAGAGTGATGCCACTTACTACCGATGAGGTGTTGATTGTTATTCGCGATCTCACACAACGCAAACAAGCCGAACAAGCACTACAAGAAAACGAACAACAGTTTCGCCAAGCTTTTGATGATGCACCGATTGGGATGGCATTGATTTTAATAACCGGAGAATTTCGCCAGGTTAATCGGTCGCTGTGTGAAATTGTCGGCTATGCTGAAGCCGAATTACTCGCGTTGACGATCGCAGACATTACGCATCCTGACGATCGCCAAACAGATACAGAGTATAGACAACAACTATTAGCAGGTACGCTGCGCTGCTACGAAATTGAAAAAAGGTACGTGCGCAAGCAGGGCGATATTGTCCAGACACTGTTAAACGTATCGCTGGTGAAAGATGCTGCACAACAACCGCTGTATTTTATTGCTCAAATCCTCAATGTGAGCGATCGCTACGAAATTGCACGGATGAAAGATGAATTCATCGCGATTGTCAGTCACGAACTACGCACGCCACTTACGGCAATTCGCGGATCTTTAGGAATTTTGGCAACGGGTGTTTTGGATGACGAACCGCTCAAAGTTCAAGAATTGCTACAAATTGCGCTCAACAACAGCGATCGCCTGATGCGGCTAGTCGATGATATTCTCAATTTGGAACGGTTAGAATCAGGCAAAATCCCCTTAACGCTCGAATCATGTGAAGTTGGCGATCTTATTCAACAAGCGATCGCCTGTACAGCCACAATCGCCGATGCAGCAAATATTAAAATTTCGACGCTGTTCCCAACAATTCAAATCCAGGTAGCCAGCGATGCGATCGTGCAGACCTTGACAAATTTGCTAAGTAATGCTATCAAGTTCTCACCGTCAGAGAGTACGGTGTGGTTAAATGCCGAAGTGCGCGACAACGACGACACAGCCACATCTACACCTTATATCCTCTTTAGCGTGAAAGACCAAGGACGCGGTATTCCTGCTGACAAAATTGAATCCATTTTCCGACGCTTTCAGCAGGTAGATATTTCAGATTCTCGTCAAAAAAGAGGTACTGGGCTGGGTTTGGCAATCTGCAAAAGCATTGTTCAGCAACACGGCGGGCAGATTTGGGTAAAAAGTCAGCAAGGTGTTGGCAGTACGTTTTATTTCACACTTCCGATCGCGCAGCCAGAATGA